Sequence from the Chloroflexota bacterium genome:
ACATCACTGTCCAAGAAATCAGGGGCGGTTCACAGACATGGTTCAGTCACCCTCGCCAGGCCAATACACTGTCCAGTGCCCCAGTGATGACGACGTCCTTAAAGTCCTCAAGGCCGCCGCTTTGACACCATTTGGCCCTATGGTTCGGTTTATCACAATGACGGGCCTACGTCGCGGTGAGGCGATTGCTCTTCGGTGGGAAAATGTTGACCTCGACCGTGGCGTTTTAGCAGTTACGGGCACAGCCCAGCGTTTTCGCGGCCAAGGCATTGTCGTCGAGTCGCCCAAATCCCAAGCCGGACGTCGCGCTGTCGCCATCGACCCCGATACCGTCCAAATGCTGCGCGACCACCGAGGTCGTCAGCTATTGCGAGCGGTCGAGTTAGATGGAGCCTTCGAGGACAACGGCCTGGTCTTTCCAGGCCCGCGAGGACGACTGATGGACCCACCGTATCTCACAAGGGCCTTCAAGAAAATGGCCGCCGTCGCCGGCGTTCCCCATATGAGGCTTCACGATCTGCGGCACGGCCATGCCGCCGGTCTCATCCGCTCAGGCGCGCATATGAAGGTAATCCAGTCGCGCCTTGGTCACGCGTCGGCGGCTTTTACGATGCAGGTCTACGGACACATCGAAGCGGACATGCAAGAGGACGCGGCAAACGCCTATGCAAACCGCCTGAGCGAACGCGCCAGAATAGCAAAAGAATAGCAAGCCGCCAAAACAACAGGCCCTCTCGTTTGTTAAGAAGGGCCCTTTTATACTGTTGAGAGGGAGTGAGCCCGGGGGGAGTCGAACCCCCGACACCTTGATTAAAAGTCAAGTGCTCTGCCGCTGAGCTACGGGCCCATGGAGCTACCAGTAGTCTAAAGCCTTTCCAGTCACTCCGCTACTCGATTCGCTGTTTCATGCCTCTTTCACGCCTAGGTCGCCTCACTTCATATCGGTTTGATAGATGCTTCCTATCCTCAAGCCTGAACGTTTTGACGAGGAGGGATGGGATGAATTGGCCGACGGCAACCTTTCTGATGGTGGCGGCGCTTTCGATCGCCTTGGTTATCGTATCGCTCATCTGGGCGCCCATCGCAAAGCGCGGTATAGAAAAGTGGGATGGCAAAGCATCGGCGCCCGATAAGAAAGAGGGGAGCTAGTTATCCAAAGACTCGGCGCGATACTGCTTGACGCGCCCGAACTGATCGGAGGGCCAGTAGGAGAACCAGGCCTTGCCGATGATGTGCTTCCGCGGAAGCGTTCCCCAATCGCGCGAATCGAAGCTGCGGGAGCGCTCATCACCCATCACGAAGAATTCGTTCTCCGGCACCACCGTGAGCGGCATGGAGCGTTCACCCACCAGGCCCGGGTCTAAGTAGTCCTCGTTCAGGCGCTCGCCGTTGCGGTAGACGATGCCCCGTCGGATCTCGATGGTGTCTCCCGGCAGGCCGATCACCCGCTTGATCAGGTTGCGCTGGGTCTGGGATGGCAGGTGAAAGACCACCACGTCGCCGCGCTTAGGCTCGCCGAAGGGCTCAAAATAGCCATCGCCGTTGCGGTCTAGGAAGGGGATATTGGAGACCCATCCCGGCAGATGCACAGCGCGATAAGCAGCCTTATTCACGATAATCATGTCGCCGTTGTGGATGTTCGGCGTCATGCTTGTCCCCTCCACCTCGAAGTTCTGAAAGGAGGTGCTGACAAGAAGAAATACCAGCGCGGCCAGCGCGAGCGTTTGCAGGTAGCCGAAGGCGGATCTCCAGGCATCCGGCGCCACCACCATCTCGGGCGGGGGCGCGGCCTGCGCTGGAGGCGGCTCTTGGACTGCCGGAGCGCCGCTCATGGGCGAAGGCTCAGGCGCGGCGCCAGGCTGTTGGGGAGATTCGTTCATGAATGCTTCAATTATAGGTGAGGGGGCGGACGTATTGCCAAGAGAAGACGCCGGACTGGGATTTTCCTCCAGATCTTCCGGAGGCCCATGCTAGAATGTGGCCCTGATCATTCCCCCTTTGCCTACTTATGGATGAACAGCAGCTCATCGAGCGCAGCCGAGGCGGCGATCTGGACGCCTTCAACCGCATCGTGGAGCTCTACCAGACCCAGGTCTATAACCTCGCCTACCGGATGCTCGGCTCCCAAGCCGCCGCGGAGGATGCCTCCCAGGAGGCCTTCATCTCCGCCTATAAGCACATACGCTCATATCGCGGGGGAAGCTTCAAAGGCTGGCTCTTCCGCATCGTTACCAACGCCTGCTACGACCAGCTCCGCTCCAAGAAGCGCGCCGCCGAGACCTCCCTCCAAGAGCGCTTGGACGACGACCCCTCCTGGCAACCGGCCTCTCCAGGGGAGTCTCCTGAAGAGGCGGCGTTGACTAGTGAGCTATCCAGGGAAATCTCCAAAGCCGTCTCTTCCCTGCCTGAAGACCAGCGCCTAGTCCTTGTCATGGCCAATATCCAGGGCTTCTCCTATGAGGAGGTAGCGGAGGCCACCTCTTCCTCCCTAGGCACCGTCAAATCGAGGCTGAGCCGCGCCCGTGCCAAGGTTCGCGACTACTTTTCCAGCCGACCGGAACTTTTGCCAGCCAAGTTCCGTCTTGAAGTGTAGAAGGATGCAATGATGCCCCTGTTCCGCAAACGTGCAGATGAGCGACGCCAAGAGCTGCTTTCGGCCTATCTGGACGGCAGAGTGAGCGAGAGCGAGCGAGCGGAGGTCGAGCGTCTCCTAGAGAAATCGCCGGAGGCTCGCAAAGAGCTGCAGACTTTGCGCGCCACCACCGCGATGCTCAAAGAGACGCCGGTGCTGAAGCCGCGGCGCTCCTTCGCCATCCAGCCCTCCATGGTCCAAGAGCGGCCCAAGACTCCCTCCACGATGGGCAGGCTCCAGTGGGCGGTGCCCGTGGCGGCGGGAGCGGCCGTCCTCTTCCTCACCTTCTCCCTCGTCGGCGGCTCCATCGGCCTCTTCGAAGGCGGCGGCACGCCCACCTCGGAGGACGGCCAGCAGTTCGCGGCTGGGGCGCCGCAAACATCGGAATCGGCGAGCCCTCCGGCGGCGACGGCACCCCCCAGGATCGCCTTTGCCCCCACGGCAAGCGCGCCTCCGCCGGCGGGGAGCTTCGCCCCAGCGCCCACACCTGCGCCGTTTGGCACGCCCGCTCCAACGCGGACGGCAATTGCACCTGCAGGCGCCGCAGGGCCCGCAGGCCCAGCCGGTATCGCATCACTGGACGCCCCAGCGCCCACAGCCACGCCGGCGCCTACGGCAACGAGCGCGGCAGCGCTGAAGGGAACGCAAGAGGATGCGCAGGCTATCGCCAGGGACGCCTATAAGAGTGACGGGGACGACTTCCCGTGGCTCGCCATTCAGCTTGCCGCAGGTGCCCTCACCATCGTCGCGGTAGCGACCTTCGTCATCGCGCGGCGGAAGAAGGCCCTTTAAGGACAGCGCGCATCACCAGCATCCTTGAATAGACCAAAACGGAATCATCTTTAGGAGGAAATCATGTACGAACAGACAGTCAAACGATGGATGCCCTTGGCAGCAGTGGCGATAGTCACCGCCCTGGTCATCACCGCCTGCTCGGATGGCGGCTCGGACAAATCGCCTACGGGCAACGGCGGCAACAGCGTCACGGATCTGGCTAAGACCGGCTCCATCAACATCCAGTCCCAACAGCAGACGGGCATCTGGGTGGACGGCTCCGGCTCTGTGCGGGTGACGCCTGATATCGCCACACTCAACCTGGGCGTGGAGGCGCGCGCCGTGGCCGTGGCCGATGCCCGCGAACAGGCGGCAAAGGCCATGGACGGCGTCATGAAGTCCCTCAAGGACAACGGCGTGGCCGATAAGGACATCCAGACGCGCGGCTTCAACATCCAGCCCATCATCGTCTACGTGGAAGTAACGCCGTTCCCCGGCGATCGCAACCGGCCCACGGAGCCTCGTATCACCGGCTACATCGTCAGCAACTCCATCACCGCCAAGCTGCGCAAGCTCGATACCGTCGGCAAGGCGATTGACGATGCGGTGAAGGCCGGCGGCAACAACATCCGCTTCAACGGCATCGGCTTCTCCCTGGAGGACCCCAAGCCTCAGGAGACCGCGGCCCGCGACCTTGCCTTCAAGGACGCCAAGGCCAAGGCCCAGCAGGCCGCGCAAGCCCTAGGCGTGAAGGTCGGCGACCCCACCTACGTCACAATCTCAGGCGGCTCGCCTGTGATCCAGGAGAAGTTCATCGCGGCGGCGCCCAGAGCCGCGGGGGCGGACATCTCAACGCCTACCTCCATCAGCCCGGGTGAGCTGGACATCACGGTGCGCGTCCAGGTCGTCTTCGATATCGCCTAACGGCGACCCTGTCCGGTAACGAAAAGGGCCTCCCCGGTTCGGGGAGGCCCTTTTGTTTCCTGTATCGCCTAGCGCCGCTACACGCTGAAGAGATAGTTCGTGATATCGCCGTCCTTCACCTCATACGTCTTCCCCTCAAGGCGAAAGACGCCTCGCTTCTTTGCTTCGGCCATGCTCCCGGCCTTAATGAAATCGTCGTAGGAGACCACCTCGGCGCGGATGAAGCCCCGCTCGATGTCCGAATGAATCTTCCCGGCCCCCTTTTGGGCGTTCGCCCCGCGCTGGACCGTCCAGGCGCGGCATTCGTCCTCACCCACGGTGAAGAAGGAGATGAGGCCCAAGACCTCATAGGAGAGGCGGATCATACGCACTAGGCCCGACTCCCCTGCGCCCAGCGATTCGCGGAAGCTCTTCTCCTCCTCCGGCGTCATCTGTCCAAGCTCCGCCTCCAGCTTGCCGCAGATCACCACGCCCTTCGTCTTCGGCGTCGTCACCTTAGCGGCAAGCTCCTGCTCCAGTTTCGCCGAATCGGCCAGCTGTCCTTCCGCGATGTTCAGCGCGATGAGCAGCGGCTTAGCGGTCAGGAACTGGTAGTTCTCCATCACCCGCGCCTCGTCCGCCGTGAGGGTCTGCGCCCGCACCAGCACGCCCTTTTCCAGCTCCGCCTTCACCCGCTCAATGACCACCTTCTCCTTCGCCGCCGCCTCGCGCTCCTGGGGCTTGTTGCTCTTCGCCTGCTCCTGAAGGCGCTTCATGCGCTTTTCAAGGATCGCCAGGTCGGAGAAGGAGAGCTCCATGTCCAGCGTGGCGATATCGCGATAGGGGTCAACGCTGCCCTGGACGTGCGGCACCGCTGGGTCTTCAAAGGCGCGCAGCACGTGCAGCAGGGCGTCCACGCGCTGGAGGCGGTTCAGGAACTCGCCGCCGATGCCCGACTCCTTGCCCAGGCCCTCGGGTGCGCCAGGGATGTCCACATAGGTCACTTCGGCGGGGACCTTCTTCTTGGGCTTGTATATCTCCGTCAGGCGGTCCAGGCGCGCATCCGGCACCTTTGCCACGCCGATGTTCGCCTTGGTGCCTTGCGCCGCCGCCGAGACCTGGGCGCTGCCGCGAGTGAGGGCATTGAAGACGGTGGTCTTACCGCTCTTCGCCAGCCCGATGATGCCGATTTCCATGGGAAGACGACCTTTGGTGAGGGGATGAAAACAACCCTACCAGGATAGCAGGAACCGGCTGCTAGCTGCGTACTGTGTGCACTCGCTCCCGCTCGAACTGCACCAACGCCTTCGCAAGCAGGGGCCCGCGCTCCCGCAGCTCGTACTCCACGGAGACGATGGGCTTGTTGCACCGGACAAGCCGCATCAAACAAAAAGGCCCTCCGATTCCTCGGGGGGCCTTTCATGGAGGCTTCGCAGGCGAGACGACTAGATCTGCTTCTTGGAGAGATACCAGTCAATGACTTCCAGGCTCTTGTCCTTCACGCGCTCATCGGCCAGCTGGTCCGTGGCAGGCGCCGGGATGATGACCTTTTCGCCGGGCTTCCAGTTGGCGGGAGTGGCGATGCTGTGCTTATCGGCCGTCTGCAGGGCGTCCACCACGCGGAGGATCTCCTGCATGTTGCGGCCAAGGCTCAGCGGGTAGTAGATGAGGGCGCGGATCGTCATCTTGGGGTCAACGACGAAGACAGCGCGGACGGTTACCGTGGAGCTCGCGGTCTGGTGCACCATGCCGTACTTTGAGGCGACGTCCTTGTTCAAGTCGGCGATCACCGGGAAGGGAACTTTCTTGCCCTGCTTTTCGGCGATGTTGCGCGTCCAGGCGATGTGGGACTGGATGCCGTCCACGCTCAGGCCGATGAGCTTCACGCCGCGCTTCTGGAACTCGGGCCAGAGATCGCTGAAGGACATGAACTCAGTGGTGCAGACGGGGGTGAAGTCGGCGGGGTGGGAGAAGAAGACCACCCAGCTGTCCTTGGCCCATTCGCTGAACCTGATGGGGCCATGCGTGGTGGCGGCCTCAAAATCAGGGGCCTTATCCATGATGCGGGGAAGGCTTGGCGTTGGGGACATGACCATAGACGATACCTCCAATGTATTCTAGTTCGGATGCATCCTTCGCCTTGCAGAGCGAAGGCTCTCACCGGTGCTTCAGTGGACGCCCGCTGCCACAAGGGACACCCACGGGGTAACACCTTACCGTGTGATTTATACCCTGTCAATTCCGGATGTTGTATATGTCAAGCGCGTTCCTTCCGAGGAGCCGCCTTTGGGTATCACGGGGCATGCCCTTGATGTGTTCCCGCACGTCGGCCACCACGGAGGGCGCAGTGACGTCAGTGTGGGGGTAGTCGGACGCCCAGATCAGCTTTTTATCGCCAAGGACTTTGATCACGGCAGGGACACTCTTCTCGTCCGGGTCAACGGAGATATAGACTTGCCGCTTGAAGATCTTACTCGGATCTGCTGAGAGCCTATCCCGGTCCTGCGGGTTCACTTCGCAGAGCCAGTGATCCATCTGGTCCAGCCAGTGCAGCACCCAGCCGCCGCCGGACTCCAGCACGATCACCTTGAGCTTGGGGAAGCGATCCAGCACACCCGTGTTCACCAGCGAGGTCAGGGCGAAGTAGTTATCAAAGAGGAAAGAGAAGACCTTGTACCCGGGCACGCGCCCCCAATCGGTGCGGTAGAAGGTCATGGCGCCCATGCCGACTCCTCCAGCCGATGGATGGATGCCGAGCGGCGTGTTCATATCCTGCAGCTCCGCCCACACCACATCAAAGACGGGGTTGTGCAGCCAGTTCCCCTTATACGGGTTGGGCCGCACAAAGCCGCCGCGCATGCCTAGCTTCTCCACACAGCGCCGCGCCTCCTTGGCCGCCGCCTTCGGGTCCTGCATCGGCAGGGCCGCGATGCCGACGAAGCGCTTGGGCTGTTTGGCGCACCAATCGGCCAGCCAATCGTTATAGATGCGGCAGCACTCCACCGCCAGCTCCGCATTCTCAATGGATCCCAGGAAGAGCCCCAGCGTGGGGTACATGACGGCGATGTCTATCCCCTCGCGGTCGTTCTCCCTGGCGCGAGCATCTGGGTCGAAGCCTGCGGCGGGGCCCTCATCGTACCGTGAGCCCACGCCCATGAGCCGCCGTCTATTCGGCGACCAGCGCGCGCAGCCCACATCGCCCGCTCGCGGCGCCGGGATGATGACGCCGCCATCCGCGATGTAGCCTTCGCCCTTCTTCCCCTCATCCCAATAGACGCGCGGGGCGATCTCCTTGAACTTCCGGGAGACGTTCTCCGTCCACAGGTTCTTCGGCTCAAGCAGATGCCCGTCTCCATCAACAACGATGGGCTTGCGTGCGGCAGCGGCTGGCGACATGGAAGACTCCTTATCTCTAGTGCGGCTCGGGGGAAGAGGCACCATTATAGCGAAGCGCTGATGCCGTAGAGTCCCAGTGGATTCTCCCCAAGCAGCCTCCTGCGCGATGGCGGCGGGCCTGAGGCGCGGCGCGCCAGGCTTTCTCATGGCAGGGTGCGAAAAGCGGCCGCATTATACCAAGCCTACCACCCGGGGGCATGGCAGAGCAGAAGAAGGCCGGGATGCCGCCTTGACGCGCGCAGGCGCGGCCCCAATACTCAGCGCCAGCCCAACGGGAGGGAACGCTAAGCTATGCGCTTGCGAGAGAAGGTGGCCATCATCACGGGCGGAGGGGCGGGCGTGGGCCGGGCAACGGCGCTCCGCTTCGCGAAGGAGGGGGCAAAGGTTGTCATCGCCGATATCATCGGCGCCGCGGCCGATGAGACCGCGGCCCTGATCCAGCGCGAAGGCGGACAGGCGCTGGCGGTGGCGGCCGATGTGGGCAGGGTCGAAACGTGCCGGGTGGTGGTGGAAGCGACGGTCAAGCGGTTCGGCAGGCTCGATATCCTCGTCAACAACGCAGGCCTGCCCTCTTCCTATAGCGAAGGCACCGTCCACCACCAATGGGACCTTGGGATAGACCAGACGCTCTCCTCGGCCTTCCGCATGAGCCAGGCGGCCATGAAGCGCCTGCTCGCCAACAAGAACGGCGCCATCGTGAACATCTGCTCCATCGCCGGGACCAAGATGGGCACGAACCCGGCCTGGTACGCCGCGGCAAAGGCGGGACTCACGGGGCTCACGCGCTCGCAGGCTTACGTCTATGGCAAACAGGGCCTGCGCTCCAACGCCCTCTGCCTGGGCGTCACCGCCACCCAGCGCACCAAGCGCTACCAGGAGGATCCGGCGATGCGCGCTGGCGTGGAGGCGCGATTGCCTGTTGGGCGCTTGGGCAGGCCGGAGGAGATCGCCAGCGCGGCGCTCTTTCTGGCATCGGATGAGGCCTCGTTCATCACGGGCCAGGTCATCATCGCCGATGGCGGCCACACAATCGCGTAGCCCGCGCGCCGCCTACCACCAGTGGACTTCGTCCAGCTCCTCGTCCCGTCGCTCGGAGGCGTCCCACGGCCTTGAGGGCAGGTACTTCCAACCGCCATCGGCAAACATCACCACGATGTTGCCTTTCTCTATCCGCTCAGCCACCGTAAAGGCCACGTGCAGCGTCGCCCCTGCCGAGGCGCCCGCCAGGATGCCTTCCGCCCGCGCCACGCGGCGGGCGCATTCGAAGGCGGAGGCGCTATCCACGATGAAGCGCCCGTCCAGCGCCTTCAGGTCCAGTAGCGGCGGGAGAAAGCCCTCCTCCAAGCTCCGCAGTCCCTGGAGCCGCTCTCCCAGCTTCGGCTCGATGCCGATGATGCGGACGTTCGGCCTTGTCTCCCGCAGGCGCTTGCCCACGCCCATGATGGTGCCGCTGGTGCCGATGCCCGCGATGAAGACATCCACCTCCGGCAGCTCCTTCACGATCTCCGGCCCTGTGGTGGAGTAGTGCACATCCACATTCGCCTGCTCCGTGAACTGCCCCAGCAGCTTGAAGCCCCGCGAGGAGGCAAGCTCCTGCGCCGTATCTATCGCGCGTTTCATCCCGCCGTCCGCTTCGCACCACGTCATCTCCACGTCATACATCCGCAGGATGTCATAGATGCTGGGCGCGACGCCCCTGGGCAGCACGATGTGCGCCTTATACCCCCGCTGCTTGGCCACAAAGGCCAGCGCGACCCCCGTGTTGCCGCTGCTCGCTTCCACGATGGTGTCGCCGGGCTTCAGGTCGCCTCGGCGCTCCGCCGCCTCCACCAGCGCCAGGGCCACGCGGTCCTTGATGCTGCCTGTGGGGTTCTGCCCCTCCAGCTTCGCAAAGATGCGGACGCCGCGCTTGGGCGCAAGGGCAGCCAGTTCCACGAGGGGAGTATTGCCGACGAGTTTCAGCATGCCAGAGCGGTTCATAGGCTTATTGTACCGATTCGAGTCGTCACGCTCTGCCCCGGCGCAGCTTCGTGACCTCTTCCCGCAGGCTCTTGATCTCGGCCAGGAGCGTCGCCGCGTCCGGCTGGGCCGCCTCTTTCTCATCCTCCTTGTAGCTGTGCCGCACAAAGAAGGAGGCGATGTTCGCCGTGAGGCCGCCGAAGAGGGCGATGCCGCCGATCATCAGGAATGAGCCCATGGCGCGGCCGGCGCCCGTCACCGGGAAGCGGTCGCCGTAGCCCACCGTCGTCACCGTCGTGATCGCCCACCAGAGCGCATCATCGAAGTCCTTGATATTGGAACCGGGGTAGTCTACTTCAACCGTCGTCACCACCATGGCCGCCGTCACGATGATGATGACGGCGTAAAGGAGGAGAAAATCCACGTTCGCCAAGCGCCGATAGCCGGTGACGGCGCGGGAGCTGAAGACGAGAAGGCGCAGGAGACGCAATGGCCGGAAGAAGGGCACCGCGACGATAACAACATCTATCCAATGCGTGCGGAAGAACCGCTTCCTGTCCGGAGCTATCGCCGCTTTGACCACCAGGTCTACGGCAAAGACAGCCCAGATAAAGTAGTCCATCGCAAGAAAGACCGCTTCTTCTTGCCTGGTCAGATCCCACAAGAACGGCCCCATGAGCAATGGGACCATCACGATCGAGAGGACCATCAGCGGGAACTCCGTCAGCCCCTCCACACGCTTCAACAGCCGCTCGCGCTCGCCCACCGACATGCCGCCCACCGTGACCTGTGTTCTGGGCTCTTGTTTCTCTGCCATGCGTCTCCCTCCGTCAGATGCCTCGTATGTCGCATCCAGTCTGAGGACGCGCCGGTTGGCAGTCAAGAAGAATCGCGTCGAATAGAGCCGAGCAACGTGCCTATGCACCGCTGCGAATTCCGTCAGGGCGCATTGCGAAAAATTTCCCAAAACAAAATGATGCAGAAATACTATTGACCAGGGACAACCCCAGTGATTTGATAGGGGCAAGCTTAGAGGAAGGAGGGCTAACGGCGATGAGCGTGAAGTTAGCAACTCTATGTTTCTGGCACTTCCCTTAAGCACGCCGCCAGCCCCGAGCGAGAATGACTAAGCGATCTGGGACTGGCGGGAGCGGAAGCCGAGTCGCGGCTCTTGCACACGAGGGGACAATTCCCACTCCGGCCGTATGTCCGGGATAAACAAGGCCCGATCGGCGATAAATCGAATAGCTTTGCGCGACGCCCTGGGGCCTGCTCCCTGGGGCGTCCCTTTTCCCCTCACCTTCTACCCATGTCCCGTCTGCAGCTCCGGACAACTGACCATCTCCATCCAAATCTGTGCTCATCCGTGAAGTTCTGTGGATGAATCATCTCCCTCTTTGCCTTGACACCTCTCCAGGCCGGACAGCATCATGGAGTGACCCCTCACAAAGGAAGTCTCCATGGGCAAACTCCTGGACAAGCTCAGCCGCATCGGCAAGGCCTCGGCCCCCCGCATGGGCTTCGCCCCTGCCGCCACCCAAAAGCAACCCTCCCTCGCCCTCATCGTGGCCCTGGATAGGGCCGATAAGGAGACGGCCAAAGCCGCCCTCCAGGCCGGCGCCGATGCCATCGTCGTGATGAAGCAGGCGGCCGCCAAGAGCAAGACGCCGCTGGCGCAATCCCTCGGCGCGGGCGAAGGCATCCCTTGCGGTGGCGATATCAGCGAAGGCCAAGCCTCCGACGCCTCTTCCTGGGACTTCGCCCTCCTTGGCAAAGGCACGACTATCGAGGATGCCAACCTCGGCGACCAGGTAGACAAGGTCCTCTGGCTCCCTCAGCCACCCAACCTTGATCTCCTTCAGGCCCTGGATGGCATCCCCGTGGATGCCATCGCCATGGACGCCCGCAACCAGCTCAAGCCCCTCACCCTAGAAGGCCTCTCCGCCTTCCACCGCGTCGCCTCCGCCACGCGCAAACCCCTCCTCGCCTCCGTGACCCTCGCCCTCCCGGCGGCCACTCTCGCGGCCCTTCGCGATGCCGGCATCAGCGGCCTCATCGCCGAGTTCGCCTCCCCCATGGACGCCAAGAAGCTGGAGACCCTGCGCCAGGCCGTGATTGACCTGCCGCCGAAAAAGCAGAAGAAGTCGGACGCGCGCGCCGCGCTCCCGCTGGGCCTCATGGCCCAGGCTACCCAGGCTCCCGCAGCCCCCGACCGCGACGGCGACGACGACTAAACCTTGGTGCGCCCCGTCAAACTCGCCGGATACCTCGCTGCACTCTGGGCGGTCCTCGCCCCCCTCTTCCTCTTCCTGCCTATCTACGAAGGCGCAGGCGCGAGGGAGAGCACGAACGCGATGGATGCAGGGAAGTTCGGCGAGGCCATCGCCGTCCTGGGCGCAACCTGCGCCCTCGGCCTCATCGGCCTGGCGGGCCTCCTCCTGATCGCACGCGGCAATCAGGCCGGAAAGTGGGCGACGGGCGTGGTAGCCTTTCTCCTGCTGATGCTGAGCGCCTTCACCGCCAAGACCACCGGCTGGTTCCTCTTCCCGCCCGGCCTGCTCTTCATCGTCCCCACACTCTGGTTGACTGGGGAGAGGCGCTAGTCCTCGCCTGCCTCGTCGAACTGCTCGGCCAGGCTCACCATCTCCAGCACCGTCATCGCCGCCTCATAGCCCTTGTTCTCTTTCCCTTGGCCTGACCGCGCCAGCGCCTGGTCCAGGTTCTCCGTCGTCAGGATCCCCATCCCGATGGGAATGTCGTCGTCCACGGAGACGCTCCCTACCCCGCGGATGGCGCCATCGGAGACGTAGTGGTGGTGGTCCGTCTCGCCTTTGATGACCGCGCCTAGGCAGATAAGGCCGTCGTACTTGTCCGTATCGGCCATGCGCATGGCGGCGTAGGGAATCTCGAAGGCCCCCGGCACCCAGGCGATGTCTATATGGTCGGCGGCCACGCCGTGGTCAAGGAGCCCTTGTTTGGCCCCGGCCAGCAGGCGCGAGGTGACGTTTTCGTTGAAGCGCGAGACGATGATGCCGATGCGGCGGCCCTTGCCGCTCCGCGACCCGGTGAACTCGCGGCCCGGGCCCTTCCCGGCGGCGCGCTCCCCTTGCGGGCGTCCCTCGCGGCTCATTCCTTCTCGACGTTCCATTCAGCCAGCGGCGAGACGCCCGGCATGATGTGGCCCAGCTTATCGCGCTTCGCCTCAAGGTAGCGGATGTTCTCCGGCGTCGGCGGTGCCACGATGGGC
This genomic interval carries:
- a CDS encoding site-specific integrase; the protein is MVQSPSPGQYTVQCPSDDDVLKVLKAAALTPFGPMVRFITMTGLRRGEAIALRWENVDLDRGVLAVTGTAQRFRGQGIVVESPKSQAGRRAVAIDPDTVQMLRDHRGRQLLRAVELDGAFEDNGLVFPGPRGRLMDPPYLTRAFKKMAAVAGVPHMRLHDLRHGHAAGLIRSGAHMKVIQSRLGHASAAFTMQVYGHIEADMQEDAANAYANRLSERARIAKE
- the lepB gene encoding signal peptidase I; the encoded protein is MNESPQQPGAAPEPSPMSGAPAVQEPPPAQAAPPPEMVVAPDAWRSAFGYLQTLALAALVFLLVSTSFQNFEVEGTSMTPNIHNGDMIIVNKAAYRAVHLPGWVSNIPFLDRNGDGYFEPFGEPKRGDVVVFHLPSQTQRNLIKRVIGLPGDTIEIRRGIVYRNGERLNEDYLDPGLVGERSMPLTVVPENEFFVMGDERSRSFDSRDWGTLPRKHIIGKAWFSYWPSDQFGRVKQYRAESLDN
- a CDS encoding sigma-70 family RNA polymerase sigma factor; protein product: MDEQQLIERSRGGDLDAFNRIVELYQTQVYNLAYRMLGSQAAAEDASQEAFISAYKHIRSYRGGSFKGWLFRIVTNACYDQLRSKKRAAETSLQERLDDDPSWQPASPGESPEEAALTSELSREISKAVSSLPEDQRLVLVMANIQGFSYEEVAEATSSSLGTVKSRLSRARAKVRDYFSSRPELLPAKFRLEV
- a CDS encoding zf-HC2 domain-containing protein: MMPLFRKRADERRQELLSAYLDGRVSESERAEVERLLEKSPEARKELQTLRATTAMLKETPVLKPRRSFAIQPSMVQERPKTPSTMGRLQWAVPVAAGAAVLFLTFSLVGGSIGLFEGGGTPTSEDGQQFAAGAPQTSESASPPAATAPPRIAFAPTASAPPPAGSFAPAPTPAPFGTPAPTRTAIAPAGAAGPAGPAGIASLDAPAPTATPAPTATSAAALKGTQEDAQAIARDAYKSDGDDFPWLAIQLAAGALTIVAVATFVIARRKKAL
- a CDS encoding DUF541 domain-containing protein, whose product is MYEQTVKRWMPLAAVAIVTALVITACSDGGSDKSPTGNGGNSVTDLAKTGSINIQSQQQTGIWVDGSGSVRVTPDIATLNLGVEARAVAVADAREQAAKAMDGVMKSLKDNGVADKDIQTRGFNIQPIIVYVEVTPFPGDRNRPTEPRITGYIVSNSITAKLRKLDTVGKAIDDAVKAGGNNIRFNGIGFSLEDPKPQETAARDLAFKDAKAKAQQAAQALGVKVGDPTYVTISGGSPVIQEKFIAAAPRAAGADISTPTSISPGELDITVRVQVVFDIA
- the ychF gene encoding redox-regulated ATPase YchF, which produces MEIGIIGLAKSGKTTVFNALTRGSAQVSAAAQGTKANIGVAKVPDARLDRLTEIYKPKKKVPAEVTYVDIPGAPEGLGKESGIGGEFLNRLQRVDALLHVLRAFEDPAVPHVQGSVDPYRDIATLDMELSFSDLAILEKRMKRLQEQAKSNKPQEREAAAKEKVVIERVKAELEKGVLVRAQTLTADEARVMENYQFLTAKPLLIALNIAEGQLADSAKLEQELAAKVTTPKTKGVVICGKLEAELGQMTPEEEKSFRESLGAGESGLVRMIRLSYEVLGLISFFTVGEDECRAWTVQRGANAQKGAGKIHSDIERGFIRAEVVSYDDFIKAGSMAEAKKRGVFRLEGKTYEVKDGDITNYLFSV
- a CDS encoding peroxiredoxin, with product MSPTPSLPRIMDKAPDFEAATTHGPIRFSEWAKDSWVVFFSHPADFTPVCTTEFMSFSDLWPEFQKRGVKLIGLSVDGIQSHIAWTRNIAEKQGKKVPFPVIADLNKDVASKYGMVHQTASSTVTVRAVFVVDPKMTIRALIYYPLSLGRNMQEILRVVDALQTADKHSIATPANWKPGEKVIIPAPATDQLADERVKDKSLEVIDWYLSKKQI
- a CDS encoding amidohydrolase; amino-acid sequence: MRKPGAPRLRPAAIAQEAAWGESTGTLRHQRFAIMVPLPPSRTRDKESSMSPAAAARKPIVVDGDGHLLEPKNLWTENVSRKFKEIAPRVYWDEGKKGEGYIADGGVIIPAPRAGDVGCARWSPNRRRLMGVGSRYDEGPAAGFDPDARARENDREGIDIAVMYPTLGLFLGSIENAELAVECCRIYNDWLADWCAKQPKRFVGIAALPMQDPKAAAKEARRCVEKLGMRGGFVRPNPYKGNWLHNPVFDVVWAELQDMNTPLGIHPSAGGVGMGAMTFYRTDWGRVPGYKVFSFLFDNYFALTSLVNTGVLDRFPKLKVIVLESGGGWVLHWLDQMDHWLCEVNPQDRDRLSADPSKIFKRQVYISVDPDEKSVPAVIKVLGDKKLIWASDYPHTDVTAPSVVADVREHIKGMPRDTQRRLLGRNALDIYNIRN
- a CDS encoding glucose 1-dehydrogenase; translation: MRLREKVAIITGGGAGVGRATALRFAKEGAKVVIADIIGAAADETAALIQREGGQALAVAADVGRVETCRVVVEATVKRFGRLDILVNNAGLPSSYSEGTVHHQWDLGIDQTLSSAFRMSQAAMKRLLANKNGAIVNICSIAGTKMGTNPAWYAAAKAGLTGLTRSQAYVYGKQGLRSNALCLGVTATQRTKRYQEDPAMRAGVEARLPVGRLGRPEEIASAALFLASDEASFITGQVIIADGGHTIA